One part of the Algibacter sp. L1A34 genome encodes these proteins:
- a CDS encoding putative zinc-binding metallopeptidase — protein MKKYIYIALASVGLTFLTSCAESSDGVGASQIDTSMPILNDLDVWLRSSFVTPYNIEVLYKWDINDTDIDRYLHPPLDASVRPVAEALQKAWIEPYTQVGGTNFIKKIAPRQFTLVGSFNYNPNSPTITLGVAEAGTKITLFNIDFLDFTDINSIKQPLKTVQHEYGHILNQNIPFDVAYGQINPADYTAQWFNRTDAEARELGYITAYGSSQEGEDFVEMVSEMLTNSKEDFDAIVESISNEESKAIIRQKEAMVVDYYQTNFDIDIYELQAIMDTATQELVN, from the coding sequence ATGAAAAAATATATATATATAGCATTAGCATCTGTAGGTTTGACTTTTTTAACGTCATGTGCAGAGAGTTCAGATGGTGTTGGAGCAAGTCAAATAGATACAAGTATGCCTATTTTAAACGATTTAGACGTGTGGCTTAGAAGTAGTTTTGTAACGCCTTATAATATAGAGGTGCTTTATAAATGGGATATTAATGATACTGATATTGATAGGTATTTACACCCTCCTTTAGATGCTAGTGTTAGGCCAGTTGCAGAAGCTTTGCAAAAAGCATGGATTGAGCCTTATACACAAGTTGGAGGAACAAATTTTATTAAGAAAATTGCACCTCGTCAGTTTACTTTGGTAGGTAGTTTTAATTATAATCCTAACAGTCCAACAATTACCTTAGGTGTTGCAGAGGCTGGAACAAAAATAACATTGTTTAATATCGACTTTTTAGATTTCACAGATATTAATAGCATTAAACAACCTCTAAAAACAGTACAACATGAATACGGGCATATTTTAAATCAAAATATTCCGTTTGATGTAGCTTATGGTCAAATAAACCCTGCAGATTACACAGCGCAATGGTTTAATAGAACAGATGCTGAAGCTAGAGAGTTAGGTTATATTACGGCCTACGGTTCAAGTCAAGAGGGAGAAGATTTTGTGGAAATGGTTTCTGAAATGTTAACAAACTCAAAGGAAGATTTTGATGCTATTGTAGAAAGTATTTCCAATGAGGAATCCAAAGCAATAATTAGACAAAAGGAAGCTATGGTTGTAGATTATTATCAAACTAATTTTGATATAGATATTTATGAATTACAAGCTATAATGGATACAGCAACTCAAGAATTAGTAAATTAA
- a CDS encoding SusC/RagA family TonB-linked outer membrane protein — protein MKLKLTCLLMLFIVFSNQFSYAQQKTISGLITDTNGVPVAGVTVIVKGSSRGVVSDFDGNYAIMAKAGEVLKMSFVGLTTKFITVQDASIINVVMTEDVESLDTVVITGYQNVKRELFTGASQTIKAKDIKLDGVADISRALEGRAAGVSVQNVTGTFGAAPRITIRGSSSILGDTKPIWIIDGVLQEEIVSLSVSDLVSGDASTLLSSAVAGLNASDVESFEILKDASATALYGARALNGVVVITTKSGKKNQKPTFNYTSEYAVRAVPKYANYDLLNSQETVSVYREMESKGFLDLPSSFQGRYGGIYNIMYRAINNYDESTGQYQLQNTPEARAKFLQQYELANHDWFKTLFNAAPTQTHGLSFSGGGENSTTYASLGYYTDGGWSIADRVRRITGNLRNTYYLSDDKLKITTQIQGSIRNQLAPGTFAREEDLVSGSYTRDFDINPFSYALNTSRALRPRNDDGELEYSRYNWAPFNIIDELGNNGIEINVSDFKFQGQAEYKINDNLTYNFLGSSRYATSNNEHSITENSNVAAAYRSDETTIVRDQNTFLFSDPDTPNEPARVVLPVGGLLITSKNTLVTYTFRNTLDWTKRFKDDAHGLRVYGGQEYRYADRSESKNTGYGYQFDRGGTVFTDPDILKKAILEGNPYFSSSETRQREVSFFANVTYDFEKKYVLNLTGNYEGSNRAGKSSDSRWLPTYTIGGKWNVDKEDFIKKSDVISSLAFRPSYGLVALLANNATNNLAVFRNQITDRNYNDDRENYINIEDLQNTELTWEKTLELNLGLDIGFFNNRIMMNFDAYFRKGKDLIDLIRTTGIGGESIKLGNNSEMTTNGVEFQLNTVNVDTDNFRWKTGFNISKFNQEVTSLKQEANVFDLVTGTGRGNAVGYPKGSLFSFKFEGLNEWGLPTFLTEDPDFDPSKPYDLIDFQDTDNVLDYLQYEGGTEPNLSGGLANNFTYKNWDFSFFVSFSDGNKVRLNAAYDSEYDDLDVFPREFVNRWIAPGDENITNVPTIASSSLIQSYGSNELERAYNAYNYSTERVADGGFIRMKNISLGYTLDKPVTERLGLSNVRMSLQSTNPFLIYSDSKLGGQDPEFFRSGGVAYPISKMFTFSLNVGF, from the coding sequence ATGAAATTAAAATTGACATGTTTGCTAATGCTATTTATAGTGTTTTCAAATCAGTTCTCTTATGCTCAACAAAAAACAATTTCAGGTTTAATTACTGACACAAATGGAGTTCCTGTAGCGGGAGTTACTGTTATAGTTAAAGGTAGTAGTCGTGGAGTTGTTTCGGATTTTGATGGGAACTATGCTATTATGGCTAAAGCTGGTGAAGTATTAAAAATGAGCTTTGTTGGCTTAACAACAAAGTTTATTACAGTACAAGATGCTAGTATCATTAATGTTGTAATGACAGAAGATGTGGAAAGTTTGGATACAGTTGTTATCACGGGATATCAAAACGTGAAGCGAGAGCTTTTTACAGGGGCCTCACAAACTATTAAAGCGAAAGATATTAAGCTCGATGGTGTTGCCGATATTTCTAGAGCTTTAGAGGGTAGAGCAGCAGGTGTAAGTGTGCAAAATGTTACTGGTACTTTTGGAGCTGCACCTCGAATTACTATTCGTGGATCGTCTTCTATTTTGGGAGATACTAAGCCAATCTGGATTATTGATGGTGTTCTGCAAGAAGAAATTGTTAGCTTGAGTGTCTCAGATTTAGTTTCGGGAGATGCTAGTACACTATTAAGTTCTGCCGTTGCTGGTTTAAATGCATCAGATGTAGAAAGTTTTGAAATTTTAAAAGATGCTTCAGCAACTGCTTTATATGGAGCAAGAGCTTTAAATGGAGTTGTTGTAATTACAACTAAATCTGGTAAAAAAAATCAAAAGCCTACATTTAATTATACTTCAGAATATGCGGTTAGAGCTGTTCCTAAATATGCTAATTATGATTTATTAAATTCTCAAGAAACTGTTTCTGTTTATAGAGAAATGGAATCTAAAGGGTTTTTAGACTTACCTTCTTCTTTTCAAGGTCGTTATGGTGGTATATATAATATTATGTACAGAGCTATCAATAATTATGACGAAAGTACAGGACAGTATCAATTACAAAACACACCTGAGGCGAGAGCAAAATTTTTACAACAATATGAATTAGCTAATCATGATTGGTTTAAAACATTGTTTAATGCTGCACCAACTCAAACTCATGGTTTAAGTTTTTCTGGTGGTGGAGAAAATTCAACAACTTATGCTTCTTTAGGATATTATACAGATGGCGGGTGGTCTATAGCGGATCGTGTTCGTAGAATTACTGGTAATTTAAGAAATACGTATTACTTAAGTGATGATAAGTTAAAGATAACAACGCAAATACAAGGTTCTATTAGAAATCAATTGGCTCCGGGTACTTTTGCTAGAGAAGAAGATTTAGTTAGTGGTTCTTATACAAGAGATTTTGATATTAATCCATTTAGTTATGCTTTAAATACAAGTAGAGCGTTACGTCCCAGAAATGACGATGGTGAGTTGGAGTATTCAAGATATAACTGGGCACCATTTAATATTATTGATGAATTAGGTAACAATGGTATTGAAATTAATGTTTCCGATTTTAAATTTCAAGGCCAGGCAGAGTATAAAATCAATGATAATTTAACCTATAATTTCTTAGGGTCGTCGCGTTATGCTACATCAAATAATGAACATTCAATTACGGAAAATTCAAATGTTGCTGCAGCATATAGATCAGACGAAACTACTATTGTTCGAGATCAAAATACATTCTTGTTTTCAGATCCAGACACACCAAATGAACCAGCAAGAGTTGTTCTTCCGGTTGGGGGGCTTTTAATAACCTCAAAAAACACCTTAGTTACTTATACTTTTAGAAATACTTTGGATTGGACAAAAAGATTTAAAGATGATGCTCATGGTTTAAGAGTTTATGGAGGTCAAGAGTATCGCTATGCAGATAGAAGTGAAAGTAAAAATACAGGTTACGGTTATCAGTTTGATAGAGGTGGTACTGTTTTTACAGATCCAGATATTTTGAAAAAAGCAATTTTAGAAGGTAATCCATACTTTTCTTCTTCAGAAACAAGACAGCGTGAGGTTTCATTTTTTGCTAATGTAACATACGATTTTGAAAAAAAATATGTATTAAATCTTACCGGGAATTACGAAGGGTCTAATAGAGCAGGGAAATCTTCAGATTCTAGATGGTTACCAACATATACAATAGGTGGTAAATGGAATGTTGATAAAGAAGATTTTATTAAAAAATCTGATGTTATTTCTAGTTTAGCGTTTAGACCTAGTTATGGTCTAGTAGCTCTGTTGGCTAATAATGCTACCAATAATTTAGCTGTTTTTAGAAATCAGATTACAGATAGGAATTATAATGATGATCGTGAAAACTATATTAATATAGAAGATTTACAAAATACGGAGTTAACTTGGGAAAAAACTTTAGAGCTAAACTTAGGTTTAGATATTGGTTTCTTTAATAATAGAATCATGATGAATTTTGATGCCTATTTTAGAAAAGGTAAAGATTTAATAGATTTAATTAGAACAACAGGTATTGGTGGAGAGTCGATAAAGTTAGGGAATAATTCAGAAATGACAACCAACGGTGTTGAATTTCAGTTGAATACGGTGAATGTTGATACGGATAATTTTAGATGGAAAACAGGGTTTAATATCTCTAAATTTAATCAAGAAGTTACTTCTTTAAAACAAGAAGCAAATGTATTCGATTTAGTAACAGGAACAGGACGAGGGAATGCTGTTGGATATCCAAAAGGTTCATTGTTTTCTTTTAAATTTGAAGGTTTAAACGAATGGGGGTTGCCAACATTTTTAACGGAAGATCCAGATTTTGATCCTTCTAAACCTTACGATTTAATAGACTTTCAAGACACTGATAACGTTTTAGATTATTTGCAATATGAAGGTGGAACAGAACCAAACCTTTCAGGTGGTTTAGCAAATAACTTCACTTATAAGAATTGGGATTTTAGTTTCTTTGTATCTTTTTCTGACGGTAATAAAGTTAGACTAAACGCAGCTTATGACTCAGAGTACGATGATTTAGATGTATTTCCAAGAGAGTTTGTTAATAGATGGATTGCTCCTGGAGATGAGAATATTACTAATGTTCCAACAATAGCGTCTTCTAGTTTAATACAATCTTACGGTAGTAATGAATTAGAAAGAGCATATAATGCTTATAACTATTCTACGGAACGAGTTGCAGATGGTGGTTTTATTAGAATGAAAAATATATCATTGGGATATACTTTGGATAAACCAGTAACAGAACGTTTAGGCCTTTCTAATGTTAGAATGAGTTTACAAAGCACAAATCCATTTTTAATTTATTCAGATTCAAAATTAGGGGGTCAAGATCCTGAGTTCTTTAGATCAGGTGGTGTTGCTTACCCAATTTCTAAAATGTTTACTTTTTCACTTAACGTTGGATTTTAA
- a CDS encoding ribonuclease HII — protein sequence MLLANHSNIILECGTDEAGRGCLAGPVTAAAVILPKNFKNIILNDSKQLSEKKRDILKPIIEAQALTFAVAHVFQEEIDIINILNASILAMHKSIKQLEPQPEFIIVDGNRFKPFKDIPFETIIKGDGKYLSIAAASVLAKTARDLYMNKIHEEFPMYNWKQNKGYPTKEHRRAIKEFGITKYHRKTFRLLPEELQPNT from the coding sequence ATGCTTTTAGCAAATCACTCAAACATCATTTTAGAATGTGGCACAGACGAAGCTGGACGAGGCTGTTTAGCCGGGCCAGTTACTGCAGCCGCAGTAATTTTACCCAAGAATTTTAAAAACATCATTTTAAACGATTCTAAACAGCTTAGTGAGAAAAAGCGTGATATTTTAAAACCTATTATAGAAGCACAAGCGTTAACCTTTGCTGTTGCTCATGTTTTTCAAGAAGAAATTGATATTATTAATATATTGAATGCTTCCATTTTAGCCATGCACAAATCTATTAAACAACTTGAGCCACAGCCTGAATTTATAATTGTTGATGGAAATAGATTTAAACCTTTTAAAGATATTCCCTTTGAAACTATAATTAAAGGAGATGGTAAATATTTAAGCATTGCCGCTGCATCGGTATTAGCAAAAACCGCTCGGGATTTATATATGAACAAAATTCATGAAGAATTCCCAATGTATAATTGGAAACAAAATAAAGGCTACCCTACTAAAGAGCATCGACGAGCTATTAAGGAGTTTGGAATTACAAAATATCACAGAAAAACATTTCGTCTTTTACCAGAAGAGTTACAACCTAATACTTAA
- a CDS encoding RagB/SusD family nutrient uptake outer membrane protein, with protein sequence MRNIKYNIGVVFVTLLMVTSCSDILDESPDNRTTINSAEKISELLVGAYPEGAYVPFLEPMSDNAGDKGPSADTGIDFATTLNERMFFWDDVNNTDIDSPTNYWNSAYKAIAQANQALLSIEELGGGAELNYLKGEALVCRAYAHYMLVNIFSKAYDPTTAASSIGIPYVTEPENVLLGEYERGTVESVYDNIKKDLEEGLPLIEDNYTISAYHFTTKAASAFASRFYLQIGEWEKVITQSTIAIGSGGVGALRDWPNNYRPATYSEQTALYTSSNFEPANLLLVSAESLYNRYHFSARYQLNSDKRDEVFPGTNGTGQPWSYSVFGSGDLFYNIPKFQEYFKVINQAAGTGDTYVAYVLLSTDEALLNRAEAYAMLGNLEKATEDINMSYSVKTAGYLADFDELSVDNVQERFEVTDADLFTPFYTIPTDALAFVNCVLSIKRTVFYNEGLRWFDIKRLNMVVDHEDIFGNVYTLPKGDNRRVVQIPEAAQSFGIQQNPR encoded by the coding sequence ATGAGAAATATAAAATATAATATAGGCGTTGTTTTTGTGACGCTTTTAATGGTAACTTCATGTAGTGATATTCTAGATGAATCGCCAGACAATAGAACAACAATAAATTCTGCAGAGAAAATTTCGGAATTGTTAGTAGGAGCTTATCCTGAAGGTGCATATGTCCCTTTTTTAGAACCTATGTCTGATAACGCTGGAGATAAAGGCCCAAGTGCAGATACTGGTATCGATTTTGCTACAACACTTAATGAACGTATGTTCTTTTGGGATGATGTAAATAATACGGATATAGATTCGCCTACTAATTATTGGAATAGTGCTTACAAAGCTATTGCGCAAGCAAACCAAGCTTTACTATCCATAGAAGAACTTGGTGGTGGAGCCGAATTAAATTATTTAAAAGGAGAAGCTTTAGTTTGTAGAGCTTATGCGCATTATATGTTAGTTAATATATTTTCGAAAGCGTATGATCCAACAACGGCGGCTTCTAGTATAGGTATTCCGTATGTTACCGAACCAGAAAATGTACTTTTAGGAGAATATGAAAGAGGTACGGTTGAGAGCGTATATGATAATATAAAGAAAGATCTTGAAGAAGGTTTACCTTTAATAGAGGATAATTATACTATATCAGCATATCATTTTACAACAAAAGCAGCAAGTGCTTTTGCTTCTAGATTTTATTTGCAAATAGGAGAATGGGAAAAAGTAATTACTCAAAGTACCATAGCTATTGGCTCTGGAGGAGTAGGAGCCTTAAGAGATTGGCCAAATAATTACAGACCTGCAACCTATTCGGAACAAACGGCATTATACACGTCTTCAAACTTCGAGCCAGCTAATCTTTTATTAGTTTCTGCAGAATCACTTTATAATAGGTATCATTTTTCTGCTAGATATCAATTAAATAGTGATAAGCGAGATGAGGTTTTTCCTGGCACGAATGGTACGGGACAACCTTGGTCATATAGTGTTTTTGGAAGTGGTGATTTATTTTATAATATACCAAAGTTTCAAGAATATTTTAAAGTTATAAATCAAGCGGCAGGAACTGGAGATACTTATGTTGCGTATGTTTTATTATCTACAGACGAGGCATTGTTAAATAGAGCAGAAGCTTACGCTATGTTGGGTAATTTGGAAAAAGCTACTGAAGATATAAATATGTCTTACTCAGTAAAAACAGCAGGTTATTTAGCTGATTTTGATGAATTAAGTGTTGATAATGTGCAAGAACGATTTGAAGTTACCGATGCAGATTTATTTACACCGTTTTACACCATACCAACAGATGCATTAGCCTTTGTAAACTGTGTATTAAGTATTAAAAGAACTGTTTTTTATAACGAAGGTTTACGTTGGTTTGATATAAAAAGACTTAATATGGTTGTAGATCATGAAGATATATTTGGGAATGTATACACTTTACCAAAAGGAGATAATAGAAGAGTTGTACAAATTCCAGAAGCGGCGCAATCTTTTGGTATACAACAAAATCCAAGGTAA